A stretch of DNA from Carettochelys insculpta isolate YL-2023 chromosome 7, ASM3395843v1, whole genome shotgun sequence:
ttttggagcctaagctttcgtgggcaaagtttatgcttcaaaaaatctgttagtttggaGGAATGTGTCATTAAAATATCATGTTTTATAATGGATACTTCATAACAAAGAGGTCATATTACCAATCAATCTTTTCTGACCACAGTATAGAAAATGGACACCCATAAGCCATCTGATGCACAAGCATTTGTGTTTTGTCTTGCAGAGCGAGCTCATTACCTACAGAGGGTACCCCAGTGAGGAGTATGAAGTGGTAACAGAAGATGGCTATATCCTTAGTGTTAACAGAATCCCTTATGGAATAGAAAATCAGGGGAATATGGGTATGATTTATTTCTGTAAAACAAGGAAGACTTGGGAGGTGTCTGAGGGTAGGTCTATGCAagaaagttatttcgaaataactatcctagcatctacctGATGCAACCGCTAAttcaaaagaaatttgaaatagcagttgacttgTGAAATTGGCAAACCTTGTTTtccaaggaatagcacctattttgaaaataagccagagtgcatccaatgactctattttgaaataggctgtatgtgtgtagatgctgtattctgaaatacctaagtgctgttttgaaatgcatttttgtgtgtagcagcattattttgaaataagccatttcagaatagcttatttcagaataaggctgctgtgtagccataccgTAGATTGCTTTGACAATCTGTATATGTTTGGGCTCAAACCCTGCTCGCTGTAGGTCAGGAGTATCACACTGAAGCTGACAGAAACTTTTTTGGGAGTCAGATGAGCTAATTGTGTGCTACATGGATCGCAACAATTTGAATAGTTCAGGTATTTAAAGCCGTTGAACAAAACTATAAACCCTGAAtttcaggggtctcaaactcacagcccaCAGGCCATCCCTGGCCATAGCAGTTGCACAATTAGGCATGGGAGTACCAGCGGGCCAAAGACGGGAGATTATCCTTTTGccttgcccaagccccacaccttCCTGCTGCTGacctgccctctcccttcccccacggCACCTCACTTCCTTCATGACACCTGGCCTTGGAGATGACTGAGGGGAGAGATGGTATGAGGTGGCATCAGCAGTTGCCCCCCCCCAACTCACTGTGGTAGCAGAAGCAGAGGTGCAGGGAGGCAGAGTGAGAGTACCTGCTGAGTGCACTCTGCTACCCTATGGCTCCCACTGCTGTGAAGagtgcagggaggaaggggccaACTGCTGCTGTTTTCCTGGACCAGGTCCCCCACCATAATACCTGAGGCTGGGTCCCTTGGGAATGGGTGCAATGATGCGGGGAGAGTGAGGCagtggcaggaagaggcagggactGGGTGATGGGAACAgacagccccctgcctgcagccactgTCCACCAGTACTGATGGGCTGGGATGGGAAGCTGCCCTGACCAGAGATGTCTCTTAGGCTCTGAGTTTGAGACCCGAGCTGTAGTCCACCTTTAATCCAATACAGTACTGGGAATTGCAGGTTTAAGTACTAGATAAGATGTCTTTGTATTACCATATTAATCAAGCAGCTGAGTAAAgcgttttttttcccccccagttgTAAAGCCTGCTGTGTTTCTTCAGCATGGATTACTAGGGGATGCTAGCAACTGGGTCACAAACCTGGCCAACAACAGTCTGGGCTTCATACTAGCAGATGCTGGGTATGATGTTTGGATGGGAAACAACAGAGGGAACACCTGGTCAAGAAGACACCGAAATCTTTCTGTTGAGCAAGATGAGTTCTGGTCTTTCAGGTAGACTGATTATTGAACACTGTGGGAAAGAGCATTCGGAGGGGCTTGGAATATGGATGCTGGGATATTGAACTCTTCATCTGTCTCCTCCATCTTTCTAGATTCTTATAAAACACTCATCACTGTGGCATCAGAGTACAGATTAGACTGAGTGAAAATTGTTGACATCTAATGGCTTAGAAGTTGATGCTGGAAAATGAGTTGGTTGTAGTTTGTCCACACTGTAAAAATATTATTGGCACTAACTGAAGTCCTTACTGGCCTATAAGACATGGGTGAGGTTCAACCATAGGGTAGCTCAGGAAAGACTGCACTGCTTGTAGGCAAGTCCCTGCTGTCCCTGTAGGCAGGCAAAAGACTTCAAACACTTAGGCTTCCGGTGTACTTCGTTATCATGAATGTCTGAAGACTAGacactaagggtgcgtctacactagccggctacttcaaagtagccggcacaacatagAAATAgaacgcatcgcgtctacacgtgccatgagctatttcaacgttgaaattgacgttaggcagcgagacgcctaaatccaaagatgggaatggcaccctacttcgatgttcaatgttgaagtagggagtgtgtagatgatccatgtcccgctacttcgaaatagcggggtcctccatggcggccatcagctgaggggttgagagatgctctgtccagcccctgcggggctctatggtcaccgcgttcagcagcccttagcccagggcttctggtggtggcggcggcagcggcggctgctgctgctgctgttgggggtccatgctgcgtgcacagggtctgcaaccggttgtcggctctgtggatctcgtgctgtgcaggccaagtgtgtctgggaggggccctttaagggagcggcttggggctttactggccccttatttcgacggggagcacttgtgtgtgtgtgtgtgtgtgtgtgtgtgtgtatgctccgcatttccttccagggtggctcctttcgacgttctctgttgctacttcgacgttgaacatcgatggcaccagccctggaggacgtgtagatgatacgcgtcgaagtagcctatttcgatgctcttacttcgaaataggctacttcgatgtagtgtgctagtgtagatgtagcctaatggTACCTTATATAATCCTGTATCTCCATCAGAATAGTTCTATTGTATAATTAATTCTTCATTCTAGGCACTTGTGGTCTGATTGTAAGCCCACTCTCGTTAAAAAgattctttccattgacttcaatgggttctGCATCAGCCCCGCAGGTATGAGCAGAAAGCGTCTCAGAAATTAGCAGACACTCTGTTTTACACCAGGGGCTGCAAAGATCTAGAACCCAAAACAGTAGAATTATTCACAAAGCCATTTGTTTATTCTCATCTGACAAGCCAGGATTTCCCTTAGCTCGCGCTAACTCACCCGGGATTTAATTTATGCATGCATGTTTTCATGCTTTCTCTCGGCAGTTTTGATGAGATGGCTAAGTTTGACCTTCCAGCAGTGCTAAACTTTATTATGCGTAAAACTGGACAAGAGCGATTGTACTATGTTGGCTATTCACAGGGAGCCACTATAGGTAGGTAATGTTACGAGGAATGCAGACTGATGTTTTAAAGATAGGGCCCAGCTCAATTCATAGCCAAGAAAAACATGTCACAGATCATGAGATCTGATCTCTCCCTGTAAAATCTGGTCTTTTATGTGCTTTTGCCATATATTAGACAGATTTCACAgcaagaccagcatttctcagattGAGGGTCCTGGCCCAAAAGGGAATTTGCAGGAGGTCACgaagttttttattattttgttttgttttgttttttggggggagttgtggcattgccacccttacttttgtgctgtgTTCAGAGCTCAGTGTCCAAAGAGTGGCAGCTGTTGCCCAGCAGCAGGTTACATACCATACCATccccacttctgcattgctgccttcCAAGCTGGGCAGCTCGGAGAGTGGCAGCTACTGACTGACAGCCAAGCTCTGCAggagcagcacaaaagtaaggatTGCAGCGCCATGAACCCCTTACACAGTCTTGAGACCTCCTCCCTAAGCTGCTGTTGGGACCAGACCCCCTACAAATTAtatcactgtgaaatttcaggtttaaTGGCTGAAATCATGTAATTTATAATTTTTCAAACCCCGTgcctgtgaaattgaccaaaatacaTGGTAAATTTGGTAAGTCCTTAATTTGTGGAATCACGTCTGCACTACTATATATAGTGAAGACTGCATTTGGCTCTCTCTACCACCTTTTTTTATGAGTGATTTAAAATTCAGGTGTAAAAACACTTCCTAAAATGACAGTAGAAAATTTAAACGAACATTAATGAAGCCAATTTTTATTCGTCTGAAAGAGAACAAAACTGGATGGGCCAAGTATTTCTGTTGTAACTCCACTGGTGTGGAAATTACACTGGAGTTTAACATGATCCAATCCTTTCATTGAGTTAATGGGTTAAGGGAGTTGGCTCTAACTGGGTGATAGAATTTAAGTTAAGGCAAGCAAAATTTGGAGATGGCTGCATACAGAAGGGTTGGGACAGATGGAGGTTAAAATAAAGGCAATATGATGAGGCAGTTGTTTGGTAGTGTAATGCATACAACTTTAGAACAAAATAGCAGATCAATTTTGAATGAATATTTGAAGATACTCTTTTTGTTCTTTCCATGTAAGAGGAGAAAGTAAGATAATGGTTAGCAAGCCAGTAGGGAAGGGAGGCTGGTTGAGTTTCCCATGTCATCGAGGATGAACACTTACTTGAGTAGTCACTCCAAGTGTTTGAATAGCTATAGGATCACCTGTAAGTTAGAATCTTCAGGATGGACTATGACAAATATTGATAATATTGTAGTTAATGAAAGTTGCTCCAGTTAACTTGTCTCTTGAATTTCCTCAGCTCTCGTTACATTCTCGACGATGCCACAGCTGGCGAAAAGAATCAAACTGTATTTTGCCTTAGCCCCTGTTACTACAGTTAAGTatgccaggagccctgcagtgAAACTCCTGAACCTCCCTGAAATGTTGCTCAGGGTATGTGATACTTCCGCTTAACATATTTGATTGTTTAATTATTTCTTTGACTTTTAGAATGGCCAAagtgaaaaaaatgtttaaattagaAATGTATAGGTCTGCTCATGTCTGAAATTATATATTTTAGCTCTGCCCACAACACTGGGAAAATGGATTCATCtccttatagtaacagagagatagctgtgttagtctatattctattaaaacaaaaaagccgtccagtagcactttaaagactaacaaaataatttattaggtggtgagctttcacgaaagctcatctccttaTGTCTTTCTTTTATGTCCAGAAACACTAAAGGAGAACATTGCATTCCACAAAGTCAAGTTCAtgacagaaaaaaatacacttaCCTCTATTTACAGTAACTCCCAAAGAATTGCTATAGCTCTGGTCCTACAGACACTCAATCACATGCGTAAGTATTACGCAAGTGTGAATAATCTCATTGATGTCAATAGAGCTACTTATTTGTGCAAAACTGTTCatgtgcataagtgtttgcaggttcTGGAGCAAAAGCAGAACTGGAGTTAACTTGAAAGAGAGTCTATCATTAAACATACAAAGAAAACCTGAAGCACGTTGATTGGGCAGAGCCTGTGCTATGCTTGTTTGATTGGTAAACAAACAACTTCTTTCCCACATGGCCCTATTATCAAGCAGTATCTAGCTGCCAAGTTAGTGGGGAGAAGAAAAATAGGGGCATCACCAttaaggaagaggaggaaatgaAAGGGGGTAACAAAGTAaaaagggttttattttgaaagagagagaaaatgcatAGAACAATTTTTAAGTGAGCAATACCTTTCgtacccaccccccaccccaccccagggcttgCTTGGCAGAAGAGAATTATTTCACCAAAGTGAATGGCTGAGAAAGCTAATTGTTTCCTTGTGTGGCCGCAGCATTTTTGCTAAGCTTTGTGGAAATGTCTTCTTCATTCTGGGAGGCTACAACGTGAACAACATGAATATGGTAAGTACAGCCCAAACTGGCTGCAATTGTGATTTGAGATTTCAATTTGTATCCATTTTTAACTTGAAATTCTGAGATCTGACAATGGAAGTCTATGGAATCAAATCATGCCTTTCCACAGAAAAGTCCACAGGAATGAGCTGGGAGGTAGGAAAATTCTCACAGAACTGTGTTACTTTGGTAGGAGAGAGCTTTGCTCTACCTGCCAGAAATTCAGGCAATTCAGTCCAGAGAATCCACTGATGTTCCAAGACCCACAAGTGTTCAGGGCAATATGTTGGAGTTCTCTCTCCTGTCCTGAGAGAGCTTATCTTGCTGGCTGCTGCCCATAGAATTTTAATTTACCATGGAGGTGTCACAGGGCACTGGGACGCCACAGAAAAGATTGTTAAGCCCCAGGTTGTATGCCATTATCAGCAGGTTCCCCTTAGATAGGAAGGGAGAGAGGAGCAATGCTGAGTAGAAAACCTCCCTCCCTCATCtggctccccatcacatggactCCTCAATACTGCAGACAGCTCTCCATGGGTCCAAGGATGAGACTTTTATCAGCAGGGATACAGACACTTGGAAATCCCTGTCTTGTGCATTTCTAGACAAACCAGTCTGCCCCTTaagatttttcttctgatttttcaGGCAAAATCCCCGTAGATTTTTTAGTTAGTTTCTCTTAACTATGGACTGTGTAACAGCTTCAGGGCTCAggatttatttgtgtgtgttcGTGGGAGTTAACATGTTCCTGGAACATCTATCTAGGGCTCTCCCTCATACCAACTTATTAATCCCTATAAGTGTGAACTAAATAAATACTCTATAGTCTCTTGGATAAATCTCCTGCCTTGTCATCTAATGACCTCATATTCTGTGAAATTATAACAGCATTAAAATCCTGCATTTTCTGTAGCCAGTGTGTTGCCATACTCTAAGTACGTAAGCCCTATCCTGCCACCTTTAATCATATGGAGTGTCTTACTCCAGGGGTACTTCCACCACCATCGTCATAAATCCTCTAGGGAAAAGGCACAATTCTGTTGGAAATGAGGTGAACCTGATCCCTCgttaaatgttttctttcagaGTCGTGTTAATGTGTATGTGGCCCGAGCCCCAGCAGGAACCTCTGCCCAAAATATAATCCACTGGAGCCAGGTATTGTTCATCTTTTGGGATGCAACGTAGGCACTCATCCTTGTGTGTTCTACAAATTGGACAAATTTAATAGTCTTAAGTGATGCTACAGCTAAGGGGTTGGAAACTTGCCTAATTTGTAGTTTACAGCTGAAATGTCAACAAAAACAATACTTTTAACCGACACTGAAACAACAGGTGTTGAAGTCCCTCTGGGTAATACACATACATTTGGAAATCAGAGGTAAGGGCAATGGGGCAGCTGTTTCAGCTGTCTGCTAGTGCAAatgggctcctggggggttgACATTTCCCCCTGTCAAAGCTCTACGAAGAGCCGTGGCAagtggaaattgatgaaatttcacagcacacttgggcagttctcatggcatgccagtgtgccatggcacactggttaaAAACCACTGACCTAATGTAATGACAATTGAAAAGAAAAAGTCTCCAAAGACAATCCTGGCATTTGCAGGCCAGTAAGGCTAAGTTCGGTACCAAGCAAATGGGGTGGCACTATAGTAAATAGCAGACTTATTGGACATAGAAATGCATGTGAGATGTTAGGGAAGATTCAACATGGCTgttgcctcaccaatctattatgATTTTCAAGGGGGTCGTTTATCAggtggacaagggtgatccagtggaCAGAATGCACTTGGGCTTTTAGAAAGCCTTTGAccaggtcccacaccaaaggacTTAAGCAAAGTAGACAATCCTGGGATAAGaagaaaggtcctttcatggatattcagtaaaattcctttaatccggcaCATCTGGGACCAGACAGGAGCCAGActaccaaattttctggactattggatGTCACCATAACCCCCATGCCATAGCTTAACCACCGTCTCGTGGCTCACCACCCTGGcacccagctgtggctcaccactcctgtgcatcctcagcttcttctctacctcacgctcctgcagcttcttcaccacctctGAGCTTCTCAGCTTCACCACCTCTGTGCTCCTGCAATTTCTTCACCCCCGTGTGTCTCCAGCTTCACCTCCCCCTcaagccccagctccaacccccgcactccccagctcaactccaccccccccgacccccctgAAGCCCTAACACACCCccggcttaacccctctgcctgcctcccacagccccaacccaccacccaagtccCCCGACTTACACAAATTTCGAGATATGCATATCTTGGGAGGTGCCAGACCATCAGGtttccagaccatcagaggtttgattaaaggaattttactgtatttggaGAGATATGAATATATTTTGGCTGGGTAAAAGAAAAGAagcaaagagtaggaataaatctAGGAATGGACAGTAGGAGGTGGAAGCCCAGAGGCTGGACCACTACATAAATTGTCCTGTTgtcttcattccttctgaagcatctggtactggccCCAGTGAGAAGACAGAACAATGGCCTAAACAGACCATTATTCTGACCTAAAATGGCTTATGTTCATattagagcagcccctgggcattTGCACAATTATGCACACCTCAGCTAGCTACCTGTCTGCACACACCCATGCAGTTGCCCAATTTGCAAATACATACCAAGACCATTGGATGGCAATATCGCACATTGGAATTTAGCCCTGACTATATTTTTTTACATTGTGTTTTGAGATTTCAACTTGTAACTATTTTTAACTTGAAATTCTGAGGTCTGACTGAGAACGTCTGTGTGGCCAAATCATGCCTTTCCACAGAAAAGTCCACAGGAATGGTCTGGGAAGATAGAAAAACTCTCACAAGACTATGTTACTATGGTAGAAGAGAGCTTTGCTCTACCTGCCAGAAATTCAGGCAATTCAGTCCAGAAAGAAATAGCTACAGATTCATAGTTTCTATAGCTAGAAGGgcccattgtgatcatctagtgtgAACTCCTGTATAACCATTTGAGGCCATAGAATTTCCTCAAATAATTCCTTTGTATGAGAGTATGTATCTGAATCTTGTTTAGAGGCTCAAAACTGAAAACTCACTGCCCAACATTCTAATGGGAGAAAACTGCAAATTATTTCATTGTCTACTAATGTCTGGTCGTTGTCGTCGTCGTCAttgtcatcgtcatcatcatcaataaccatgggctcagcacctgttggtgtttgatgcctctcactatttccttccatttttccctgtccagtgcagagtggcttagtttctgtaaactagcactgcaacaatctactatatcatctatccattctctgtgcagtctgcctctcctgtttgaactgtctgttatgctgaataccagggtcttgattttccatttgttgttcattctgcacatatgcccaaatagttgtagcttctggtttataaccttctgcattaggttctcttttggcgctatcttcctttataattcctcattggtgaccttctgcatccatcctattctcaaaatatttctataacaactccttttgaacgccaatattcttctttttgaatctttcgttgtCACTcatatctcacatctgtacaacatgctgctgaatacacacgttttcaagatgcccagcttcattccaaagttaatggctttgcttttccagatcttatccatcgctttcAAACTTGCTCCTGCATTCGCTATtcaagtcgctatttccttcttacagtctagatcatacgttatgttgctccccagatatgtgaacttctctacattttctagttcaataccatttacgctggtcttccttcctatttccttatgtccaaataccattgtttttgttttatcgatgttcataatcagtccataccgctacCCTTCTTCTTtgagcacctgcaccgttttcactagcttctcctcatcttcctcagtgataactatatcatctgcaaaccttaaattgttaattcttttcccatgcacagatatcccttctacatCTTCCTAGATCTTgttcatcactctctccagatgtgcaatgaagatatttgatgatattggatctccttgtcttgtacctctacttgtctTAAACCAGCTTCCGaatgttttaaaccaacttcccgcatgttctcaccgctgcctctgcattgtcattgatatccttcaacaaccgtgtCAGTCTGCTATTCAGTCCatgtgactccaacaccacccaagtcactttctggtctATACTGCCAAACGCCTACTGAAAATCAACTAAGCAAGTccatacgttcttgttcttttgtcgagctttttctgctatcagtcttagtgccaatatctgctgtatggcacgtctatcttttctgaaccccacttgctcatctgctatatgttcttctatctgcgatcttagtctctccatcagtatcatcatcagcaccttgcctagatgactcgttagggcaatcattctgtagttcttgcactctaatGTATatccttgtgtattgtcactagcacagatcttgtccattccttaggtgccttcccttctttccatgctatattacttagttggtgtatttcctgtatcatgctttctctgccgtatttgatcatctctcctgggatcttatcatttccaggggtcttgttgttctttagttgtttcactgctttttctacttcctcctttgaaatatcggtctcactcttgatgctcggtggagatatctctttaagttcttcaatcagtctctctgagacactcggttccaactgtgctttgtgtagatcagtgcaatatcttgtccatcgctgcacagtcttccccctgttcatgagcacttcttcattcttatctttgatcaccatctgctttggttgccatttcctattaatattcctaattgttttatacaccttcctggtcttacattcactgtaatacctctctatatcttcacattggtcctctaaccatttctccttatcctttctggctgttttccttatttcattgcatttcaccctatattgttgTTCTGCTATCtctgaaacatctcttctgatcttcaacactctcttctcttgaatcaacttcagtgtctcctgggtaatccacttcttattgatcttttcttcttctggaacagtctactcaattgcctcttctataacgATGGctgtccctgtgactctcttgtctaggtctttctctgtggcaatagtcttaatcttctcttcaagcactgctctgtatgcattccctgtttcttcctcacgtaGTCTCACCATgtctcttttcttaaactgtgtcttacattttcttttgagttttatcttgatgtctgTGATCACTAGCTGTGGTCTGAGtttatatccactccttggaaagttcagcactgctgtactgatgttatttATCTTCTCCTTATCAAAATAATATCTatcgtgttcttggacttcctgtcatttgatcaccATATCCACTTCctccagtccttttgttggaatctcgtgttgcagatcaccatctcatgctctgtagcaaactctcatagcttctcacctcgttcatttctttctccatatccaaaccttcccataactctctcccaacctttgttatctgttccaacctttgcattccaatctcctctgatgatcaacacatctttcttcgatatctcctccaccgtctttgtcaagtctttatagaatagcccaaactcttcctctgtactgtccaacgtgggtgcatacacctgaatgactgagatgttgaatggttttgctttgaatctcactaccatcattcttgcactcaccagtttgtatcctaataacccgcttctagctgttttgctaagaaggaatccaactcctgcttcatgcttcgtttagtttcctgaccaaacgacttcgcaactgcatatctctcctgatgccatccaacgcatctctgccagtccaagtatatcacactGGTGTCTcttcatctccttctgaagcagctctaattttccagctgcccacagtgttcggacgttccatgttccaatggatagcatatgcattagttgtaattttcttttgataGCCAACTTATTGGCCCAACCCCGATAGCTCGATTGttatcacggaccttgtttatcggGGAGacgtctgagctggcatcttttatcatttagttgtactggcatcagatttcatttggattgtttgatggtcagcgcattgacactcatccgaccaaccctcctccttcatccaggcttgggactggcatggagctcatagaggcttcatggcagagtttaaTGTTTGGTCACCAGATGGCACATATGACAGGTGATGGTTTAGTTGTGCAAGCCCAGCTAGTCCTTAatgctatttattatttgtattagcaAAGTGGCAAGAAGCCCTAGCATGGACTGGGATTCCCTTCTGATAACAAGGTTATTGTGTTTGTTGTCAATTTCTTGGAAGCTGCCGAATATCTGTCCACTTGGCTCTGAGACCACTAATTTAATATAAGCCTCCACATAGCCTTGACATGGGAGTAAGCTTAGTTGCTGTCAGCATAGCATAGATTGAAATCCAACCAAAGTCTTTGTGGTGA
This window harbors:
- the LOC142015736 gene encoding lipase member M-like, with the translated sequence MLLTDACSVLHRTKMWLFVTIAYLVQETVSPEEFVRVKRDHVDPEAYMNISELITYRGYPSEEYEVVTEDGYILSVNRIPYGIENQGNMVVKPAVFLQHGLLGDASNWVTNLANNSLGFILADAGYDVWMGNNRGNTWSRRHRNLSVEQDEFWSFSFDEMAKFDLPAVLNFIMRKTGQERLYYVGYSQGATIALVTFSTMPQLAKRIKLYFALAPVTTVKYARSPAVKLLNLPEMLLRGLLGRRELFHQSEWLRKLIVSLCGRSIFAKLCGNVFFILGGYNVNNMNMSRVNVYVARAPAGTSAQNIIHWSQIVHSGEFQAYNWRSQTKNKAKYGQATPPLYKIKDMTVPTAIWTGGQDLLADLKDINILRPQIINLVHYKNIPEWAHLDFIWGLDAPLRMYNEIIDLMEKHP